The nucleotide window ATAGATATAGTAAGGAATCATCAATAAATCATAGGCAAACAACACAGAAAAACAAACCAAAAAATCAATGAATAAAATCGATGAGAAAGAATAAATAGGCTCTACATAAATTCATATTTATGACTGAGCGGGCGGTTATATGAGGTCTGCAGTAATACTAGCCGGAGGCAACAGCACTAGGTTTGGAAGTGATAAAGCTCTTCATAAACTAAATGATAAGATAATGATAAGACATGTTGCAGAAAAACTATCCAAAATAACAGATAAGATCGTTACAGTCTCCAAAGATGAAGCTCAAGGCGAAATAATTATGACCAAGGTACCTGAAATCGATGAAATCACATACGACCCGATTAAAGACTATGGACCTGTTGCAGGTATATTTGCAGGCCTACAAACAATAGACCACGGTAAAACAGTAATAGTTGGTTGTGATATGCCCTACCTCAACACTGAAGTAATCAAACATCTATATCAAGAAGCGGAAGAATACGATGCCAGTGTTGTTAAAACTATAGATGGACATATAGAGTTCTTACCAACCGTTATCAAGGCAAATCCAGGTCAAAAAGCAACGAAAAAAGCACTTAGAGAAGCGGATCGCCGGATACTTAATGTTTTAGAAAGAATCAAAGTTAACTACATAGATCTAGATATAATCAAGCAGATAGATCCAGATCTTAAGACATTTAAAGACATCAACCAGATTGAAGACATAGAAAAACCGATGTGTTAACCGAAAACGTTTTTTGCGTAAACTAAACTAGAACTATGAAACGGCTGAAGTTCTAAAAAAGGGGTTAGAGTCAACTAACAGTTAATTAATTTTTTTTGGTGGGAGAATATGGAGAAAGAAATTATAGATAAAT belongs to Methanonatronarchaeum sp. AMET-Sl and includes:
- a CDS encoding molybdenum cofactor guanylyltransferase — encoded protein: MRSAVILAGGNSTRFGSDKALHKLNDKIMIRHVAEKLSKITDKIVTVSKDEAQGEIIMTKVPEIDEITYDPIKDYGPVAGIFAGLQTIDHGKTVIVGCDMPYLNTEVIKHLYQEAEEYDASVVKTIDGHIEFLPTVIKANPGQKATKKALREADRRILNVLERIKVNYIDLDIIKQIDPDLKTFKDINQIEDIEKPMC